A window of Misgurnus anguillicaudatus chromosome 3, ASM2758022v2, whole genome shotgun sequence genomic DNA:
TAACGGGAATGCCGGCTGCCACCCGAGTGCGCAGTTAGAAACGCATGTGACGTCGGCTGCTGTCATGCGCGTGTGACCAAAGACTATTTATTTACAAGACGGCGCAGTGCCGTTACCGTGAAAAAGGGGAAAAGTGCAAGCTCTCATCACGGATTCTAGTAAAAAAAGAGCCAATCATCAATCGATTAAGACGATTTTCTGGGCTCTGTATAAGTTCTGTACGGACTGTTGTGAAGTTCTTATTAACCAAACAAACTGTAAAGTCGCGTATTAGCGCATTTTCAGTCTGAGAAACACTATTTCCGGTACAATTTATGTTACGCATAATTGTTGGTTTTTATTGTGGTCTGAGTGAATTattttagagatatctgtcTTCACTCTTTCAAGCAGTTGTACGACGTCTTAAATGCCCGGAGAAGATGCAAATACGGCCGCAGAGTGCGACGACCTTCCTACAGGGACTTTGTTACGCAGTGTGTTTAAGAACATTAAAGTGCGCAGTATTTACGCATATCCAGCTAAAAAGGTCAACTCTCAGCTCGGAGACCtgtatgtcccttccaacactCCGTAGTACAGAGCGGTACAGAGAGAGCGACAGTAAGCGAAGAtagtttgcttttaaaacacaattttgCCTCATTTATAGCAACGTTCAGAGTATTAAGTGTACATTTTCACTTACCGTTAAGGTAACGTTTGCTACAATAACGTTGTTTTGTTGCTTAGTATGACGgataaaatgtttgtaacctgTTGTGGTGGTCTTACCTCACTGTCCAGACTTATGTGACAAGTTATCCATCATTTTGTTTCTGGTAATAAGGTCAACCATTGCGCGAACAAAACACATAACTACTCTTTAATTTTCATTCTTGAAGATCTCCAGAGATCATACACGTGTTGGTGATCCTGGGACTTTTGTGCCATGGACGATGATTGCTTATCGCTGCTGCCACTCATCTGTGTGGCTTTGGCAGATCCGAGGCAGTCTCCGCCTGATGATACCTCTTTAGAAAAGCTGCTGGATTGGTTTAAAGAGCTGCCCAGACAAAGTGAGCAAAATGATCCAAATTGAGGTATATATCCTGATTGCTATCTTAAGTTCTCACAAAGTCATCCACTAAAatgaaacatgtttttattcAGGCAATGGGGATTGTCTTCTGCAGCAACAGCCGTGTCTTTTGAAGTTCATATCCAGCGTTTGTAAATGTAAAGATATGGATCACACTATCCTGTCCTTTACCCTCAAACTCACCGGATATCTGGCTGACACCGAGCAAGGCTTCAGCTTGCTTAAGGTGAGGTCTTACCTGTAACATGTTGTGTGGCAGGTGCATTATTGGCAGGTTTAGGATTATAAATAATGCTTGTGTGTAACTGGTTTGTTTTGGTGTTCATCAGGAGGAAGGCCTGTTGGCGTGCGTGTTTGAGAAGGATGGTTGGTGCGTGCCAGATTTTTGGCATGATGCTTCGGTGCGCAGCGGCTGGGTACAGGGACTGTTAAATATGCTGAACCATTGGAAAGCTCTTGACTTTATTTGTGGAAATGGTAAACACAATTATATACTTTATATAGGATTTTCATTTAGGAGCACATGTACTCCTTGGGAAAAAGGTTAGCGTAGAGCCCTGCTTTAGTATGACCACATGCCTTTCTTTCCACAGGACTCGTCAAAGTTCTTCTTCATCTGCAGAATGACCCGAGCCTGTTCGTCAGCTCTTTAGCCAATCAGCTTCTAGTGAATATCCTAAACTTCATGACATCATCAAAGATAAATAACAGCAGTGATGTTGTGGGTTCAAGTCAATCTCCTCTGGGCTCTGTCACTTCAGAGATCATGAGTGCCATGGTTGAAGCATTGGGCTCAGATAAGCATCCTCAGGTCCTCCAGGGCTTAAAACTGCTGTCATTGGTTTTCTCTCAGTGTGGGGAGCCAATCAAAATCATGCGATGGGAAGATGTCCTGGTACCTCTGGAGGTCTTGATTAAAAGGGGATCAGGATTATTGACACAGCCTCTTATGACTGTGCTCCTGGCTGCTATCAGGTGGGTTTAATATGACACCTTTTGAATTTAAATTTAGCATTTCTTTCTAAATATATTGTtgttttaaaggcggggtgcatgatctctgaaagccaatgttgatatttgaaatcacctaaacaaacacgtccctaccccaatagaatctggaccttcttttaaaagacccaccccacacatatgcaacccaggcaacgatgtggGTTAGTAGACaagccccttactgctgattggctacaagtgtgttttggtactcggcccgaccagtgtttttcaaaaatcatgcaccccgcctttaatagcctctgttttaaatgtaaataaaataatgcaaaaatgtgcgtacattaatgtttaataacatgattttaacatttttataacaTATTTATAACATTCTATATTGCATAATTAAGTGTGACCCAAATCCGATTTAAAcatatcctacataatgtaaagatcattctgtaaaatattttttatatcatttgtatgagactttagcctggatttcacaggcagggtcacatatacatatatatacttCAATACAATAAATATACTTGTTTCTAAATATATGTgatgtatttttatatgttttctttatataattgtGCATTATATTTGTGATATGTAATTGATATCCCACCTGGATTGAATTTATAAATAAGCTTAACATTTCAACATCACTTTTGGTATTGAATGTGGTCATCTTTGTTgctgatttaattttttttcattataattATCCATTTTATTATCTGTCACAGATCTCCTCTGCTCGGCCAATCAGAATGTAAAGTAAATGAATTAATGGAAGTCATGTTGGGTGCTAAAAATGGAAAGAACTGTTTTCAGTGTGCCGCACTTATCGTAAAGCTGGAAAAATGGTGACTATTACACACACGCATGTACTGTAAACTCGCAGTCGATCATGTGTTGAGTTGATATGTCTTATCAATgtctctttattttcttttgctATTGTAagttaacactttacaatacagTTGTATTTGTCACCATTAATGTCAATGCGttagataaaataaactaaCAATGACCTATAtagttttacagcatttattaatctttgttaaaggaatagtctactcattttcaatattaaaatatgttattaccttaactaagaattgttgatacatccctctatcatctgtgtgcgtgcacgtaagcgctggagcgtgctgcgacgcttcgatagcatttagcttagccccattcattcaatggtaccatttagagataaagttagaagtgaccaaacacatcaacgtttttcctatttaagacgagtagttatacgagcaagtttggtggtacaaaataaaacgtagcgcttttctaagcggatttaaaagaggagctacattttatggcgtaatagcacttttgggagtacttcgactcggcgcagtaacaccctccctctcccattatgagagggagaaggggagcggacttttcaggcgcttatgtgcacgcacacagatgatagagggatgtattaacaattcttagttaaggtaataacatattttaatattgaaaatgtgtagactattcctttaagttagtTTATGCCAATACAgctgttcatgttagttcattgtgcattaaaggtgcaatttgtaagatatttgcagtaaaatctccaaaaaccactaggccagtgttatatattttgtccagctgattactatcaatatctgtaatgttttcaactacttgtaaatcgtgagaaaatttccattcaaaacattgacacggggcagtgcagtctcctgtcaatgacgttaatatccatgtgaccctttgtcaccgcctttactgacgtaacccaCATGAGAACAGTGGTCGagctcaaaaaaataaaatggcggccaaggaagcggctggagcacaaatttagtgaaaataaacgtatattttcactttttaagcattttaatttcatttctagcgagaaattagtattgtagttttcaaatatgtgattagttatcacaaaggcgctctctgttcatatttcaaacacgctgcctttgaagtgcgtcagagagcctttctctgagcggccttcaggcctccgagtccgaagtcatgtcctcatgaggGAGCAAGGCCACAAGTCCTCACAGTCCTCAcagtagtgatgggagaaacgaaccttttcgaagcttcgaatcaattgaaccaattgcttcgaaaattggttcagtttttcgaagcagttcgaaacagcacacacgctggcgacccctgctggtcaaaatagtgtaaagcagatatggccaaacattttacactttttttacaaaataatagcaagatttttattaaaatatgttaaaaatattatttaacttaattaagacatagttaaaagtgtattatgtgtttttagttttatttagggcaaacaaatcattaaaactaactacccttttaattatgcacatttttgtcattaaatctgtctataaacaataaatagacaaaatggcagcgttattagtcagaaggataaatgttttatgaacttttataataaaactgacccgagttcaccgaaacatattagacaccggtcatgtgatcaactccccctagtggtgaaccatcggattttcgaaacgtttcgaaacagttatgacgtagtgaagcctcgtttgctaaaatcacgtgactttggccagtttgaaacaagctccgaaccactgattcgaaacaaaagattcgtaaatgtttcgaagcctcatgaagcagtgcttcgaaaacgaccatcactaccTCACAGTCTtgaggtttcggacgcagccagtgtcgtggacaaatgcggaactatgcgcttgcttatggacttatggatatctctgtaccgtctgccgctggttgtgtcagctcctgtaagcgtacgggccaaccaaacgacccaagaaaagtttggaacaaaacgagggaggatcaatttggtgttgcattatctggatagagagagcttcacgacaacatttaactagaccgagattctgatcctgcttgtgttttacgcgatgggtgagttgttttgattcgtaacccttcaaaaaacgtatgctattatattgatcacaacattagtgtgtagattgtaatcagcgcgtcttcccgcggacgatatgcacatcaaaggtattgtgagattctgatcctgcttgtgttttacgcgatgggtgagttgttttgattcgtaacccttcaaaaaacgtatgctattatattgatcacaacattagtgtaatcagcgcgtcttcccgcggacgatatgcacatcaagaggtattgtacagcaatataaatggtcattttaagacacttcacaataagatttgtactgtcaatacattatgtgaaaaatcattgtagattgtaagttgaaaacttaattctgagctgtgtttaccatcgaatttggactaatactgtaatatcaatatgactaacaatttcgttttgaacatcacatataaacttacataatgaaataaacgatgtcatcaaacgcaacatttataagacttgattaccttatccatcaacgtgatttctcgttctcgtctgatatggctaaagttaaagactacaaatcccataattccacgctgcttcagagcgtaagtaaacaacatcattgtttttgtttgatctggcgccatctttcgGCGCATTTTACATATTGTATCTTTAAGTAATGTTAACATTTACTACTTTTGATTTTAGAagtgtattagtaaatgctgttgaagtattgttcatgttagctaatgcttttaactaacgttaacaaaaaCAACTTAATTGTAAAACCTTACTCCTTTATCTCTTCATTTGTTAGTCCTGAGGCTTTAAAAAGAAAGGCCGCTGATGTCGTCTTGCTCCCCTTGCGTTGTGTGTCTGCGAAGCCCCAAGACGCAGGTATCAAATCTTCACAAAATTGTGCCATATTATGTACCTGTAAAACTACGCTACTTCAACTTCACAAAAACTTTACATCTCCAGCAGCAAAAGAGCTGGAAATAGTCCTGGAGGAACAGCTATCCCAGAAATCCTTGTGCATTTCACTTCTTCTGCAGAGTTTATCTGGCATAGCAGAGTTGGCACACACAGTGAGTGAACTTCTATTCTACCCAAAGCTTTGAACCAAAAGCTTTCATCTAAGACTTTAGCAATCCGGTCAAACTTATAGGTTACCTTACACCCATTCACTTAAAAGtgctgtagaatgtaaaactgtatttacctaggcatagataaataataagagttctgtacatggtaatgaaatattgtgagcctcaaacgcTAATGTGTCCTCCTTGtgtaaacctcgtgcatgcaaaagacagctGGGAAACATCtgaacataacaccaactgtgacattacagtcgcgaagtacgccccaacattaaattaagtgcAATGTTGTTATAATACTAAAGTTGTGACTACtactgagttagcgctatatgctagcattGAGGCTAAAGTTCTaatattgacgttacagttacgttttgcaggtccatactggtAAAGTACCGcgcagaaacgtccattaactaaacaattgattattcctcaaattccGTATCTTTGTCTCATACAGATTCAAACGTAAGGTCTGTTTTTATACACAGAGATACTaaaaagagctggtctgagaaacagccaatcagagcagagctcaacattattattcatgacataccatgaaaatctgaccttttccatgtttaagtgctataattgggtcccctggtgatgtcagaagggggtaATACCGcatcttaatctgcactatccaaccacgccactgctatttagtacagagatcaactcatttgcatgttaaagacacacccaaaatggcaaatttttgcacacacctacaaagtgacaattttaacttgctatAATAAAGGATCCatgtgatattttgagctaaaacttcacatatgtactctaaagatttatttgacctcttaaaaaagtcttgtgaaatgtcccctttaaaaagtcTGTAAATCAATTCTTTGTATGTGTCTAGTCATTAagcatcattttcttttcaccTTTGTAAGAAATATCAATTTGAAGACATTTCAGCAATCACCTGCTCTGTGATGTTGCTCCTGAGAATTTGCATTGGACATTGTCCGTCCTCTTCACTGCATATTATTGAATCCACTCACCTGATTGGCTGCTGCAAGGTTCAGAGGTGTGGTTTGGATACGTTAAGTGCCCTCAGTGTATATAAAGGTGAGGACTCCTGCATACAGATTTGTTACGATGTTACGAACACTTGGTATTAACTTGGTTTATTATTTGAATGATTTTCTGTGCGCAGAAAACGTGGATTTACGACAGAAGGTATTTGGTGTCCTCCTGGATTATCTACAGAGTCCAGATTCCCATGCCACAGTGAGTGTGCATACAGCACTAAAAATATTGTTATGTTACATCAATATAAGTTGCTTTAGAATTTATGCtattaacatttatgcatttggtagatgatttACATCATATTCAAGCTATACTTTTTGTTTCTTTGAACTTAAATTTAGTTTGTACAATGCTCTAccctacggagcccctaagggaaCATGGagcaaatgaagagtttcgttgcaaaacgagataaatcagttttttttaattgttcagaaatctcgttttttgtttgtgcattccaattaatatcaattcaactgcagttggtttgttttgatttaaaccttcataactttaaaaataccataaaacaaaataataacatgataacataataataaacatgttttgtcaaaaatgtaaaaaaaatggatttatctcgttttgcaacgaaactcttcaaatattaaataaagtttagtttcgtgtgcaCATGTAAAActattgcgtgctcacgtgaaactttcacgtgcgcacgcgaaactaaactttaaaaaaaattctgcacatgaaggtttcgcgtgagcacaagaaactaaactttagattttttttactccaatgtcaccttaggggctagGTACTACCAACTTTGTTAGAGAAACACTAATATTAGGGGTGACTTTCTGTTATAACAACTTTTCACATgaacttttttgtcatttcaAGGTCTTGAAAAAGGCATTTCAGGCCACTGTAAGGTGGGTTGATGTGTGTTCATCTTTCCCCGATCTGCTTCAGTTCATCAATCGCGGTAAGGAAAATTCAGCCATTTGAGGTAATGTTACAATGATCTCACAACATTCAGTTATGAGATTTTTCTTAagatacttaaagggacactccactttttttattaaaaaaaaatgctaattttccagctcccctagagttaaacatttgatttttaccattttggaatccattcagccgatcttcgggtctggcggtatcacttttagcatagcttagcataatcaattgaatctgatgagaccattagcatcgcgctcaaaaataaacaaagagtttcgatatttttctgtttaaaacttgactcttctgtagttacattgtgtactaagaccgacggaaaattaaatgttgcaattttctaggccgatatgtctaggaactatattctcattctggcgtaataatcaaggactttgctgccgtagcaggcacaatgatattaagtagcccgaaaatagtccccttggtaactttcaatagcagaggactgTTTTCGAGCACTGCGtagtatcattgcgcctgctgcagccttGTATTTGATCGTTTAAAATGTCATGTTACATGCAAATTTTCCAGTATATGGTCATGCATTGAACATGTGTGTTCTGCAGACCTCTTCCCTGTATTGGAGAAACGCACGTGTGATTTGCGATGGGAAGTGAGAGACTCCGCACTAGAGTTTATAACTCAGCTGACAGCCGTCCTCGGTGGTAAGTTGAATGATTTCTACATTTCACattcatttctttttattaaagttttatttttatcactGCTGTCATTCTTTTTCTCAGGTAATGGTGAATACGTTGAAGCCCTGCACACCAGTGGGATGTTCTCCATTCTTCTATCTTCATTAAGAGATGTAGAAGGTTATGTCAGGGCGAGTGCTGCGATGGCCGTCGGTGAAGCAGTTACCTCTTCTGTCCAACAGAGGGAGCTTCTAAACAACAACACGCTGGTGAGACATTTCAGGCTCTTTTAAATGGATGaaagttattttagttttagtaaTATTTGGCttttatatttgtactgaaaatgtACTTCCGTCCTCTTGTACTGCTGGACTTTAGGAGGAGGTTTTTATACAGATGATGGCCATTCTTTCTCAAGACACTGAGGGCTTCCCTCGTAGAGCTGTGATTAAAGCCTTCACATCATGGGTTAAAGGACCACACCCTTTACCAGCTCTGGACCAATCCCTAAGCTCCGTCCTGTCACTGGGAGGCAACGACTTTGACTGGGAGGTCAAAATGCACACACTGGAGCTAGCCGAAGTGTTGATGGAGAAGACGCTGACGTGCTGTCCGTACGCCGTCGAGATCTTTAGTTTGCCAGAAGCTTTGCGCAAACTCAAAGATATCGGGCTGCTGGATTTGTTGCTTAACAGCTTGTTCGACTGTGACAGGCCGGTGTGTGAGAAAGCTTGCAGGCTTTTGCTCAAGCTGAGAACAGTTGCAAGTGATGGCAGTGCTCTTGTCTTGGATGTCTATGGTAACAGATGGGGCGATGAAGTTCAAAGTCGATACCTCAACAAACCGCAGGCAGACGGGACTCAGTGTGTGATAAATGGAGTTAAGGAGTCTTGTGAGAGGACAGATTGTGATCCTCTTAGCATCAAAGAGATTAGTTTGACGAAAACCCTGCAGTTCCTGGATTTGGATCGTATGCAGAGGACTTTGACTCTGAGTAGTGATCACGTAGTGAATTCTCCACGGTCGCTAATGGAGGACATCCTTTCATCAGTCCAGCAGACTGAGGACAATATAGTAGATTGCTATTGAGAATATACTTTATAgcatacatatttttaaagtacCAGAGAGAACATAGCACAGGTGTTGAATATATGATACATCAACAACATTGTCTAGAAAACCAGTGGTCTTGTATCAAGCTCTGCCTTAAATGTTCAGTTTTCATaaagtaaaaacacaaaatgaatcaTGCAAGGAAAAACTTAACTCATTTTTTGATCACAGATTTAATTTTTacaattcatgtttttaaaacctttttgttcACTGGAAAGACATAACCACCATAAATTGTCTAATTGAATTTTGCCAAATTGTATAGGTTCAGGTCACAATTTACATGGTTTTATGTAAGTTGTACACAAATTGAGAAGTTCAGATGAAAAACCCTCTAAGTAACGTAGGTTGTTTCTTTCTACTGCACAAATTAAGCACAAACGAAAGGCGCTGGTTTGGGTCgatttggatgacatggggtggAGAATGACGTCACTGCCCagaaacaaatgtgttatttcTAAGCAAGGTAAATAGATACACTGGTCATTTTAATGGCACAAATCGAGCACAAACGGCACAAATCGAGCACAAACGAACACCGCTGTTTTGATTCGATTAGGATGATATGGGGTCGAGAGTGACGTCACTGGTACCGAAAATATTCTTCTTATATCTTACGAAGGGAAGTTATTACAGGGTTTGTTGTCACGGCACAAATCAAGCACAAACGAACGCCGGCGTTTTGAAGGGATTTGGACAGCGTGGGGTGGAGAATGACGTCACACAGTcaaaaaaatcatgtttaatatCTCAAACACCAAACCAGCACAAATACGCACAAACGAATGGTATAGTTTTGGAAATTGTTTAATTATATGGGGTGCCAACTTTCTATATGAGCATTATAGAGAATGGTCAAAGCTGTTtcttttaaaatttaaacagtTCTTAAAGACAGTTTAGGTAGAAAGAATGTATTAGATGGCATTCAACTTCTTGTGAAGTATTCATAAAACGATACAAGTATAGCTGTTTTTGAATGCTGTAAGTGTAAGGGATTTGGTAAACCAGACGAAGTTTCAAGTTATTTGTTATGTACACAAGACAGTAGTGCATTAAAAAGCTTGATGTGAGGCTTCAACAGCTGTAGGGTACGCAATAATGTAAACAGTAGGAGAAATAAAACatctattaaaatattatttacagtatagatacagtatatagaaatatataagCATATGTGGTGTGTGCAAGTAAAAGGCAAATAAACAGTGGCAATTGTCCAATATCACAGTATGTGAACTACTATGCTCCatctggttttatttattatccTTTATTTAACCAAGAAAAAACCCATTGAGATTAAAAATCTCTTTTTCAAGGGAGACCTGGCCAAGATAGGCAGCTAAATTACATCACAACATTACATACATACAAGgacacaaaaacaaataaataaataaaaacaatttgaGAGTCAATTATGCACTTACAAGGAATTCCAAATTAAAAACATTGACATGTTGACATTCTTATTTTAAAAGCACTCAACAGAATCAATTCACTGAGTTTTAAGTTATTCTGCAACAAATTCCATGTAAAAGGAGCAGAGTAAACAAAAGCCTTTTTACCCAACTCCGTCCTTACGTGTGGAACAGAAAACAGGACTACAGCCTAAGAGCGGAGAGAATAATGACCAGCACTTTTTTCATAAGAAGTGAACACAAGTAGGATGGGAGCATACCAAGAATAGCCTTGTATATGAATGTGTACGAATGACAAAGCCTCCGTGTGGCCAAATCAGGCCACCCTACACGAGAGTACAGCTCACAGTGGTGGGTGCGAGCTTTACAATTAGTAATAAATCTCAACGATGCATGATAGGCTGTGTCAATCATATGAAGGCATTGAACAGATAAATGCATATATAATATGTCCCCATAGTCCAACACAGATAAAAACGTGGATGCGACTAGCcgtttttttgcattaaaagaAAAGCACAGTTTGTTTCGAAAATAAAAACCCAATTTTAGCCTCAACTTTCTGAGGCTTAAAGGATAGGCAATCATCAATCACAATACCAAGATACTAATAGGTTGAGACAATCTGTATTTCACGTCTGTCAAGAGTAACCACTGAGGGTATATTCAGTGGTCTACTCCGGGGGCCCGTGAAAAGCATACATTTGGTTTTTTCTGCATTGAGCACAAGTTTCAGCTGGAGCAATGTGTTTTGGACCACTAAGAAGCCATTCTGCAAATTTGCAATGGCTTGTTTAAGAGAGGGGGCACAACAGTAAATGACTGTGTCATCTgcataaaaatttaattttgcaTCAGACACATTCCGATTAAggttatttatataaatagtaaataaaataggGCCTAACACAGAACCTTGTGGAACCCCTTTAAGAATTGGACCATCATAACACACTGGGTTCTGTCACTAAGATAATTTGAGAACCAGGAGACAGTATTCTCTGAAAACCCTGAATTAAGAAGCCTTGTCCTTAAAACATCATGTTCAACCGTGTCAAAAGCTTTTGACAAATCAATAAAAAGTGATGCACAATGCTGCTTCTTGTCACAAGCAACAGAGATATCATTTATCACCTTCATGGCAGCTGTGATGgtactgtgtttttttctaaaaccTGAGTGATCTTGGGAAAAAATGTCCtgagtatgtaagaaatttttCATCTGATCACTCACCAGGGATTCAAGCGTTTTGGCTAGAACGGAGAAATTAGAAATTGGTAGTTATTTAAATTTGACGGGTCACCCCCTTTCAATATGGGACAAACAAATGCTGATTTCCATATTTTTGGAATAGTATTGCTCTCTAAAGTAAGATTAAAAAGGTATGTTAAAGGCTGTGCTACGCAGTCTGTAGCTATTTTTAAGAAGTATGGCTCTATAAGATCAGGTCCTTGAGGTTTTTCAGGAGTCAGCCCTTTTGGTTCTCACAGGATCTTGAGTTTTTTAAGGTTTTTCTGCATTATTATTTCTTTAACGCTGTCAAACGCAAGCCGAATGTTCTCTGTGTCCACCGCAGTAGTAAAGTGATGGAAAAATGGGCGACTGTC
This region includes:
- the brat1 gene encoding integrator complex assembly factor BRAT1 isoform X1, which translates into the protein MDDDCLSLLPLICVALADPRQSPPDDTSLEKLLDWFKELPRQSNGDCLLQQQPCLLKFISSVCKCKDMDHTILSFTLKLTGYLADTEQGFSLLKEEGLLACVFEKDGWCVPDFWHDASVRSGWVQGLLNMLNHWKALDFICGNGLVKVLLHLQNDPSLFVSSLANQLLVNILNFMTSSKINNSSDVVGSSQSPLGSVTSEIMSAMVEALGSDKHPQVLQGLKLLSLVFSQCGEPIKIMRWEDVLVPLEVLIKRGSGLLTQPLMTVLLAAIRSPLLGQSECKVNELMEVMLGAKNGKNCFQCAALIVKLEKCPEALKRKAADVVLLPLRCVSAKPQDAAAKELEIVLEEQLSQKSLCISLLLQSLSGIAELAHTKYQFEDISAITCSVMLLLRICIGHCPSSSLHIIESTHLIGCCKVQRCGLDTLSALSVYKENVDLRQKVFGVLLDYLQSPDSHATVLKKAFQATVRWVDVCSSFPDLLQFINRDLFPVLEKRTCDLRWEVRDSALEFITQLTAVLGGNGEYVEALHTSGMFSILLSSLRDVEGYVRASAAMAVGEAVTSSVQQRELLNNNTLEEVFIQMMAILSQDTEGFPRRAVIKAFTSWVKGPHPLPALDQSLSSVLSLGGNDFDWEVKMHTLELAEVLMEKTLTCCPYAVEIFSLPEALRKLKDIGLLDLLLNSLFDCDRPVCEKACRLLLKLRTVASDGSALVLDVYGNRWGDEVQSRYLNKPQADGTQCVINGVKESCERTDCDPLSIKEISLTKTLQFLDLDRMQRTLTLSSDHVVNSPRSLMEDILSSVQQTEDNIVDCY
- the brat1 gene encoding integrator complex assembly factor BRAT1 isoform X2, encoding MDDDCLSLLPLICVALADPRQSPPDDTSLEKLLDWFKELPRQSNGDCLLQQQPCLLKFISSVCKCKDMDHTILSFTLKLTGYLADTEQGFSLLKEEGLLACVFEKDGWCVPDFWHDASVRSGWVQGLLNMLNHWKALDFICGNGLVKVLLHLQNDPSLFVSSLANQLLVNILNFMTSSKINNSSDVVGSSQSPLGSVTSEIMSAMVEALGSDKHPQVLQGLKLLSLVFSQCGEPIKIMRWEDVLVPLEVLIKRGSGLLTQPLMTVLLAAIRSPLLGQSECKVNELMEVMLGAKNGKNCFQCAALIVKLEKCPEALKRKAADVVLLPLRCVSAKPQDAAKELEIVLEEQLSQKSLCISLLLQSLSGIAELAHTKYQFEDISAITCSVMLLLRICIGHCPSSSLHIIESTHLIGCCKVQRCGLDTLSALSVYKENVDLRQKVFGVLLDYLQSPDSHATVLKKAFQATVRWVDVCSSFPDLLQFINRDLFPVLEKRTCDLRWEVRDSALEFITQLTAVLGGNGEYVEALHTSGMFSILLSSLRDVEGYVRASAAMAVGEAVTSSVQQRELLNNNTLEEVFIQMMAILSQDTEGFPRRAVIKAFTSWVKGPHPLPALDQSLSSVLSLGGNDFDWEVKMHTLELAEVLMEKTLTCCPYAVEIFSLPEALRKLKDIGLLDLLLNSLFDCDRPVCEKACRLLLKLRTVASDGSALVLDVYGNRWGDEVQSRYLNKPQADGTQCVINGVKESCERTDCDPLSIKEISLTKTLQFLDLDRMQRTLTLSSDHVVNSPRSLMEDILSSVQQTEDNIVDCY
- the brat1 gene encoding integrator complex assembly factor BRAT1 isoform X3, coding for MDDDCLSLLPLICVALADPRQSPPDDTSLEKLLDWFKELPRQSNGDCLLQQQPCLLKFISSVCKCKDMDHTILSFTLKLTGYLADTEQGFSLLKEEGLLACVFEKDGWCVPDFWHDASVRSGWVQGLLNMLNHWKALDFICGNGLVKVLLHLQNDPSLFVSSLANQLLVNILNFMTSSKINNSSDVCGEPIKIMRWEDVLVPLEVLIKRGSGLLTQPLMTVLLAAIRSPLLGQSECKVNELMEVMLGAKNGKNCFQCAALIVKLEKCPEALKRKAADVVLLPLRCVSAKPQDAAAKELEIVLEEQLSQKSLCISLLLQSLSGIAELAHTKYQFEDISAITCSVMLLLRICIGHCPSSSLHIIESTHLIGCCKVQRCGLDTLSALSVYKENVDLRQKVFGVLLDYLQSPDSHATVLKKAFQATVRWVDVCSSFPDLLQFINRDLFPVLEKRTCDLRWEVRDSALEFITQLTAVLGGNGEYVEALHTSGMFSILLSSLRDVEGYVRASAAMAVGEAVTSSVQQRELLNNNTLEEVFIQMMAILSQDTEGFPRRAVIKAFTSWVKGPHPLPALDQSLSSVLSLGGNDFDWEVKMHTLELAEVLMEKTLTCCPYAVEIFSLPEALRKLKDIGLLDLLLNSLFDCDRPVCEKACRLLLKLRTVASDGSALVLDVYGNRWGDEVQSRYLNKPQADGTQCVINGVKESCERTDCDPLSIKEISLTKTLQFLDLDRMQRTLTLSSDHVVNSPRSLMEDILSSVQQTEDNIVDCY